In the genome of Dyadobacter fermentans DSM 18053, the window AAACCTCAAAATCATGGACCTTACCGCATTCACATTGTGTAAGGAAAACGACCTGCCGATCATCGTATTCGACATGAACAAGCCCGGTAACCTTTATGAGCTCGTAATGGGCGGTGAAGTCGGAACCCTGATTTCGAATCAATAGAAAATACAGCTTACTATAAAACAATGGAAGAAATAGAATTATATCTGGACGACGCCAAGGATACGATGGACGGCGCAATCAAACACCTTATTATCGAATTGGGTAAAATCCGCGCCGGAAAAGCATCCCCGCAAATGCTGGAAGGTCTTCAGATCGAATACTATGGTTCAATGACGCCGATCCAGAACGTGGCGACGATCAACACACCTGATGCCAGAACGCTGGCTATCAAACCGTTTGAAAAGAAGATTATTAATGATATCGAAAAGGCGATCCGCAACAGCAACCTCGGCTTTTCACCTTCCAACGACGGCGAGATGATCCGCATTTCTGTTCCCCCATTGAATGAAGAGCGTCGTCGTGAGCTCGTGAAACGTGCTAAAAACGAGATCGAAACCGCAAAAATCAATGTTCGCAACATCCGTCAGGATGCGAACAACTCGCTCCGCAAGCTGACCAAGGAAGGCGTTTCCGAAGACCTGGTAAAATCCAGCGAAGAACGCGTTCAGAAACTGACCGACAGCTTTGTAGCTAAAATTGAGCAGATATTCTCCGTGAAGGAAAAGGAGATCATGGAAGTATAATACGACTGATTCCCTACCTTAACCAACTTCGGCTGTCGGCTTTCGGCAGTCGATTTTTTTTGAGAACTTCGGCCGTCGGCTATCGGCTTTCGGCTTTTTGGATTACAGAAAAAACGACGGCAGTCGGCCATCGAACTTAAAAAAGCCGATAGCCGACTGCCCACAGCCGAAGTAAAAACTACTTGTTCGCTGAAAAACCTTCGAAGCCCCTGTGGTTCGACTCTTCGTACAAACGCTCCTTCGGCAGGCTGCGGAAGTAATCGTACGTAATGCGGAGGCCTTCTTCGCGGGAAACTTTCGGCTCCCAGCCGAGGATTTCCTTCGCTTTCGAAATGTCCGGCTGGCGCTGTTTTGGATCGTCCTGCGGAAGCGGTTTGTACACCACTTTCTGGTCTGTACCCGTCAGTTTAATGATTTCTTCGGCAAACTGGCCGATGGTGATTTCTTTCGGGTTACCGATGTTGACAGGCAGCGAGTAGTCGCTCATCAACAGGCGGTAAATGCCTTCAACCAGATCATCCACATAGCAGAACGAGCGGGTTTGGCTACCATCACCGAACACGGTAATGTCCTCGCCGCGCAGCGCCTGACCCATGAATGCCGGCAATACCCGTCCGTCATTGAGTCGCATTCTCGGTCCGTAAGTATTGAAAATGCGGACGATGCGGGTTTCGAGACCGTGGTAGCGGTGGTAAGCCATCGTGATCGCCTCCTGGTAACGTTTCGCTTCGTCGTAGCAGCCGCGCGGCCCGATCGGGTTCACGTGGCCCCAGTAATCTTCGGTTTGCGGGTGCACGAGCGGATCGCCGTACACTTCCGAAGTGGAAGCGATAATGAAACGTGATTTTTTGGCACGGGCCAATCCCAGCAGGTTATGCGTTCCCATTGCCCCTACTTTGAGCGTCTGGATAGGGATTTTCAGATAGTCGATCGGGCTGGCGGGCGATGCGAAGTGCATGATGTAGTCGAGCTCGCCCGGTACGTGCACGTATTTGGTCACATCGTGATGGTTGAACTCGAAGTTCGGGTCCGGCATCAGGTGTTCGATGTTACGCATATCGCCGGTGATCAGGTTATCCATCCCGATCACATACATTCCCTCCTTCAAAAAACGCTCGCAGAGGTGCGAACCCAGGAAACCTGCTGCTCCCGTAATTAAAACACGTTTCATTAAGATGAGTGATTTTGAGTATTTACTAATTTATGATCAGGCCGGCACCACCTTCTCGCGACCGATGCTGTAATAGGTGTAACCCATTTCGCGCATCTGATCGAGTTCGTACAGGTTTCTGCCGTCGAAAACGACTTTATTTTTCAGCAGCTTACCCATTTTTTCAAATTCCGGCGTGCGGAACTGAGGCCATTCGGTAAAGATCATCAATGCATCCGCGTCGTCGAGCGCTGCGTAAGGCGTGTGGGTAAATGTGATTTTATCTCCCAGAATGCCTTTCACATTCGTCATCGCTTCCGGATCGTAAGCTACCACTTTGGCGCCTGCTTCAAGCAATGCTTCGATGTTTTCCAATGCTGGCGCTTCACGGATATCGTCGGTATAAGGCTTGAATGCCAATCCCCATACTGCAATCGTTTTGCCTTTC includes:
- the frr gene encoding ribosome recycling factor, with the translated sequence MEEIELYLDDAKDTMDGAIKHLIIELGKIRAGKASPQMLEGLQIEYYGSMTPIQNVATINTPDARTLAIKPFEKKIINDIEKAIRNSNLGFSPSNDGEMIRISVPPLNEERRRELVKRAKNEIETAKINVRNIRQDANNSLRKLTKEGVSEDLVKSSEERVQKLTDSFVAKIEQIFSVKEKEIMEV
- a CDS encoding UDP-glucuronic acid decarboxylase family protein, which produces MKRVLITGAAGFLGSHLCERFLKEGMYVIGMDNLITGDMRNIEHLMPDPNFEFNHHDVTKYVHVPGELDYIMHFASPASPIDYLKIPIQTLKVGAMGTHNLLGLARAKKSRFIIASTSEVYGDPLVHPQTEDYWGHVNPIGPRGCYDEAKRYQEAITMAYHRYHGLETRIVRIFNTYGPRMRLNDGRVLPAFMGQALRGEDITVFGDGSQTRSFCYVDDLVEGIYRLLMSDYSLPVNIGNPKEITIGQFAEEIIKLTGTDQKVVYKPLPQDDPKQRQPDISKAKEILGWEPKVSREEGLRITYDYFRSLPKERLYEESNHRGFEGFSANK